GCCAAAGGCTGCCCACTCCAGCCGATCGCGGGCATCGGAGAACGGCGTGTCCCGACGCGACGCCCTTACGCTTGCTGCTGCCGGACTTGCCGCGCCACTGCTGCCGGCAGTCTCATTCGCCGAAACCAGAAAGGAGACCAATCCCATGAGCTACATCAAAGTCGGTCAGGAAAACTCGCAACCCATCGAGATCTACTACGAGGACCACGGCTCCGGATCGCCAGTCGTGCTCATCCATGGCTGGCCGTTGAACGGCGACGCGTGGGAGAAGCAGACCGCCGCGCTGCTCGCAGCCGGCCATCGCGTGATCACGTATGACCGCCGCGGCTTCGGCCGGTCGAGCAAGCCGGGCGTCGGATACAATTACGATACGTTCGCGGCCGATCTCAATGCTCTGTTGAGCGCATTGGATCTGACCGGCGTCTCGCTGGTCGGACACTCCATGGGCACCGGGGAAATCACACGATACGTCGCCAAATACGGCACGAAGCGGCTCAGCAAAGCCGCGCTGATCGGCACGCTCGGACCCTATCTGGTCAAGGCACCCGACAATCCGGAAGGCGTCGACCCGAAGGTGTTCGACGACACCCGCGCCAGCCTCAAGGCCGACCGGCCGGTCGCGCTGATGGAGTTTCTGAAGAACTTCTACAGTGTCGGTGGGGCTGACGGAAAGCTGGTCAGCGAGCGCGTCATTCAAGCCAATTGGACGGTCGCAATCGGCGCGTCGCCCATTGGCACCTTGGCCTGTGTTGACGCTTGGATTGAGGACTTTCGCAAAGACATTCCGCGCAATGACATCCCGACCATGATCATACATGGCGATGACGACCGCATTCTGCCGGCAGACGCGACATCCAGGCGTCAGGCAAAGATGATCAAGAACGTCAAATACGTGGAGATCAAAGGCGGTTCTCACGGCATAACCTGGACCCGCGCTGGGGAGATCAACGCCGAACTTGTGCCTTTCCTGGCCTAGGTCGATTCTGGCTTGCGCATCAAGGCGCCGCTCGCGGGCGACGAGACGGGCTGGGAAGGCGCGGGAAGGGCACTTTACTTCGAACAGCCGCGGAGGCCTCGCGTCGAAGCCGTTCGCACGGCGAGCCGATGCCGCGCCCGGCCTCGACCACCGATAGGCGGAGGCTCGACCCCGGCTTCGGCACGGCTCCTTTACGGAGGTTTTCCATGATGAAAGTCGCCTTGCTGGCGGAGCTGAAGGCAAAGCCAGGAAAGTAGGACGCGCTAGCCGCGCTCCTCATTTAGTCGCAACCGATCGCTGTGCCGCGGCGCGGCGAGCCGCCAATCCCCCCAACTAGAGACAAACCCGGAGTACACAGATGAGCGAGCATGCCCATGGAGATGGGGTTTATCCCTTCCCGGCTGTGATGCAGACGCGGACGATCGAAACCAACGGTGCATCCATCCATGTGCGGGTCGGCGGTCATGGCCCGGCAGTGGTCATGCTGCACGGCTTCGGCACGACAGGCGACATGTGGGGTCATCTGGCGAGCGCACTCATCGAGGATCACATGGTTGTCGCGCCTGACCTGCGTGGGTTGGGCCTGTCGTCGAAGCCTGATGGCGGCTACGACAAGAAGACTCAGGCGGCGGACGTGGTGGGCGTCCTGGACGCCCTAGGTGTGGGTGCGGCCGAATTGGTGACGCACGATATCGGCATCATGGTCGGCTTCGCAGTCGCCGCCACCCATCCCGAGCGCGTGAGCCGATGGGTGGCGATCGATGCGCCGCTGCCCGGCGTCGGACCCTGGGATCAGATCACGCAGGATCCGGCCATGTGGCACTTTGGCTTTGGTGGCCAGGACATGGAGCGCCTGGTCGCCGGCCGCGAGCGCATCTATCTCGACCGCTTCTGGAACGAGCTTTCCCGAGACCCGAAGCGGTTTGATGAAGCGAAGCGCCGGCATTACGCGGCGCTCTATGCGCAACCCGGCGCAATGCGAGCGGGCTTTGCTCAGTTCCTGGCGTTCACCCAGGATGCGGTCGACAACAGGACGTTCCTTGCGCAGGGCAAGCTTCAGATGCCTGTCTTGGCCTTCGGTGGCGAAGCGACATTCGGCCCTCTGATCGGCGCGGTGATCCGGTGTGTCGCCGATAATGTCGAAGATGCGATCATCCCGGATTGCGGGCACTGGATCACGGAAGAGCAGCCGCAGGCGATGACGGACCTGGTCGTCGACTTCCTGCATCGCCGTTCGTGAGTTAGTTAGCGTTACGCAGTGCGGCGCCGCGCGGCTGGGTCCAGCCGGCGCCGCGGCCCCTCGACTAGCGATGGGCTTGCCGTGACTTCTGGCCGCTCCAGGTCACCGCTCAGGAGCAAGATATGAACGCGCCGCCAAACATCGATCACGGCACCGCACATTCTGACTGCGACGTTCTGCACTGGCTGACGAACGGCACTCGCGACGAGCGCTTCCTCGACAATATTTTCGCTGAGCTGTGTCTCCGGCTCCAGCGAGCGGGCATTCCGGTCAAGCGGGCGACACTTCATGTCCTGACCCTCCATCCGCAATGGCTCGGCTCGAGGATCATGTGGGCCGACGGGATGCGCGAGGCCGAGATCAGCAGGGTCGAGTACGATGTCAGGGAGCGCTCCGAATACATCGGCAGTCCCGCCAACGAAATCCATGACGGGGCGACCGAGGTGCGCGAGCATCTGGGACGCGATCCTGCGCTCGGCCGCAAGCATGCCGTCTATGACGAGATGCGCGCGAAAGGCCTCACCGACTATGTGGCATGGCCGCTGTACCATACGCTCGGCAAGCGGCATATCGTGACCTTCGCGACCGACCGGCCGGGAGGTTTCGACGACGCGCATATCGACCGCCTGTTGAAGCTATTGCCGGTTCTGGCGCTGGTCAGCGAAATCCGCATGAAGAACCGGCTGGCGCGAACGCTGCTCGAAACCTATGTCGGGTCGCATGCCGGCGAACTCATTCTGGCCGGCGCCACCAGGCGCGGAAGCGGGACGACGGTGCGCGCCGCCATCATGATCTGCGATCTGCGTGATTTCACCCAGATCTCCGACAACTGGCCGCGCGATGACGTGATTGATCTTCTGAACGGCTATTTCGACGCGATCTCGGAGCCCATTGCGCGACATGGCGGGGAGATACTGAAATTCATCGGCGACGGTCTGCTCGCTATTTTTCCGCTCAGCAACCCGTCGGCCTGTGCAAATCTGCTGCATGCCGTGGCCGAAGCCCGTCAGGCAATGGTGGCCTTGAACGAAAAGAACGGCCAAACCGGTCGTGCGCCGCTGAATTACGGCACCGGTGTCCACGTCGGAGACGTCATGTACGGGAATATCGGGTCGCGCACCCGGCTCGACTTCACGGTCATCGGTCCGGCGGTCAACATGGCTTCGCGTCTCGAAACCCTCACCAAGCAACTCCGGCGACCGGTGCTTTTGTCCCGCGCCTTCGCCGACTTCGTCAAAAGCGATTTCGACCTCGAACGCGTCGGCGAATATCCGGTGCGCGGCTTCAGCGACCCAATCGAGCTGTTTGCGTATCACGGCCGAATGCCGATCCACGGCCAGCTGCCGGGCCGGCCCCAAAGGTGTTACTCACCAGTCGGTAATATAGGCGACAGCTGGGGCCTTGAAGAATGATCGGATGAGCCCGGGCGTTGTCCTGAGTGCTGCAAGTTGGGTTTCGATTTTGCCTCGTAGTGTTTCGCTTTTGCGCAGTGGTGTCCTGGCAACGCCGGTGCGCTTCATATGGCTCCAGACAAGTTCATCAGGGTTCAACTCGGGCGCATAACCGGGAAGGAAGTGTAGCGTCAGCAGCCCATTGGTCGACGCAACATAGGCTTTTGCCAGCGTCGTCTTGTGCGCCGGGAGGCCGTCTACCACCAGATGCACCGGCTTCGTGCGGTGCCGCATCATTCGCCGCAGCAGATCAACAAACAGCTCCGCGTTGAGGCCGCCTTGATAAGTGCAATACCAGAAAGCGCCTTTCGAATTCACGGCCGATGCCGCACTGATCGATTGCCGTTGACCGGGGCGCTCGACAACAGGTGTTTGCCCTTTCACACCCCAAGTCTTGCCGTGCACAGTGTCCGCACGAAACCCGGACTCATCCCAGAAATAGATCTCGCCCCCTGACGCTTTCGCCTGCCGCGCAATGGCGGGAAAGGTTTCGCGCTGCCATCTCTCGATGGCTTCCGGATCGCGCTGGTAGGCGCGCTGCAACGGCTTTTGCGGTGTCAACCCGAGTTTGGCGAGCAATTCGCCCACGGCGGTCACACCAAGGCGAATGTCAAACTTGCGCTCGATCAGGCTGGCCACTATCGACCGCGTCCACAGGCCGAAATCCAGTCCATACTGGCGAGGGTCGCGGCCATTGATCCAGCGATAAACCTGCCGCTCCTGATGAGGGGACAAAGTGCGCGGCCGCCCACTCGCCGGCCGAGACAGCAGCGCTTTCAGGCCAATCCCCGGTGTCGCCGCGGCCGCAACCCATTTGTAGATCGTCGTGCGACTGAAACCGTAAGACGCGATAACCGAAGAGGCCGGCTCTCCGTCCCGCACCCGCTCCACCGCCATCAGCCGTATGGCCTCAAGTGTTCGGTGATCAAAGCTGCGCCCGTCTCGCTTCATGGCTCATGATACCAAACCATGCGCCAATGTACAAGCCATTTGTCGCCTTAATTGCCGACCGGTGAGTAATCGGCCCAGGGGTCCCGCCGACGCCGATCGGCGAGCTAAGCTATTGATTTGTCGAGCGCTGGAAGCGGTGAATCTTGTACGCTAGATGGCATTCTTGATCACGAAGACGTTTGCCCGCCAAAGCAAAGAAATATTCGTTGGCAATCGCTTCGAAGACCTTTGTCAGGTGATTCGGACTATCCGATTCTGTTGCTGCAAGCTGGTGTGTGAGGCCGATCGTCGCGTCTACTGTTATCAAAGTATAGGCGGTACTATAGTCTAATAGACTCGCTTCTCGCTTAATGGCATCTCTGACCGCTGGCTTCATTCCCGAATAAGTCTAACTAATAAATTCTGACCGAGCGGAAGGTAGAATCATGCCCGTCGCCAAGAATTTCCTTATCACCGGCGCGAGTTCCGGGTTCGGCCAAGCGATCGCACGCGCCGCCATCGCGGAAGGGCACCGGGTTATCGGTACTGTACGGCGCGATGCGGACCGCGAGGCGCTCGAAGCGTTGCATCCCGACCTCGCCAGGGCCGCCATTCTCGACGTGACGTCGTTCGGCATGATCGACGGCATTGTCGGGGATATCCAAAAGCAATACGGGCTGATCGACGTCCTGATCAATAGCGCCGGTTATGGCCATGAGGGCGTCATTGAGGAGTCGCCGCTCGAAGAGATGCGGCATCAGCTCGATGTGAACCTCTTTGGTGCAGTGGCGATGATGAAGGCGGTGCTGCCGTTCATGCGTGAGCGGCGGCGCGGGCATATCATCAACATTACCTCGATGGCGGGTTGTATCGCCCTCGCCGGCATCGGCTATTACACGGCCAGCAAATACGCCCTGGAGGGCGTGTCGGAAGTTCTTGCCAAGGAAGTCGCGCCCTTCGGCATAAGGGTGACGGCCATTGCGCCGGGCTCGTTCCGCACTGACTGGGCCGGACGCTCGATGATCAGATCAGAGCGGCGCATTTTCGATTATGACGCGCTGTTCGAACCGATCCGCAAGGCGCGTCAGGAAAAGAGCGGCAAGCAGAACGGCGACCCTAATCGGGCCGCCCAGGTTGTGATGGACCTTGTGGCTATGGACCATCCACCCGTCCACTTGCTGTTGGGGAGCGATGCGTTGAGCTTGGTGGAACCGATAATCAAAGCACGGCTTGAACAAATTAAGGCGTGGGAGGTGGTTTCCCGCTCGACCGACTATCGGTGAGGCGGTTCACTCGGTTCAGTTCGGCTCCCCAGACCCCGGCCGTTAAATACCAAAGTATCGACGGCACCATCGTCCAATAGACTCGCGTTCGCTGTGATCGCATCTGTGATCGCACCCGACAGTAGCGCGCTCCTCCACGCAGGTATCGGAAGAATGATTATGACAAATTCAGTTCTCGACGCCATCGAAAATCGGCGCACGACCAACATATACGATAGTTCGCGCAACATCGGCGACGCCCAGATCAGCGAACTGGTGCGCCTGGCGACGCGTGCGCCCACGGCATTTCATCTGCAGAACTGGCGATTCATCGCGGTAAAGACGCCCGAGGCAAAGGCGCGCTTGAGGAAGCTCGCGTTCGATCAGCCAAAGGTCACGGAAGCGGCCGTGACGTTTATCGTCGTTGGGCAGCTTGCATCGCATCTCGTCATGGCTGAGCGGCTCGCATCGTCGGTCGCAGCCGGTTTCATGCCTACCGATGTCGTGACGGGCTGGGAAGGCGCAGGAAGGGCGCTTTACTTCGAACAGCCGCAGACCCAGCGCGACGAAGCCGTTCGCACCGCGACCTTTGGCGCGAGCCAGCTGATGTTCGCAGCGCAGGCTCAGGGGCTGGGCTCGTCGCCGATGATCGGATTCGATGCCGCCGGCGTTGCCAATGAATTTGGCCTTGGCAGAGACGAAGTCCCGGTCGTCCTCGTGACGGTTGGCTATGCCGCCGATGGCAATTGGCCACAGAAGCCGCGGCGGTCGGTGACCGAACTTCTGAGTTTTGTCTGAGGTCCATACGGCAGCGGAACCAAACAAGCGCGCGCCCTGAACGTCAGGTCGTTCGATGACAAGGAATTCGACAATGAAAGCGTTAAGACCGAGTGGAATAGCCATTTTACTGGCCACTTCAGCGACGCCGGACTCCTCAACTCAAGCTTTCGCACAGACCGCGAAGAGGGCGGATGGTGCCCGCACGCAGCCTCCGGCGGCTGACAGTCCGGAGACCGCGAAGATCCGCCTGACGCGTAAGAGCGCTGCGTACTGGGAAGTGACCTTCAATAACCCGCCCCTCAATATCGTCGGCCCTGCCGAGGTGCGCGATCTGGTCAAGATTCTTGACGAGATCGAAGCCGATCCGAAGGTCAAGGTCGTCGTCTTTGACAGTGCAGTGCCCGATTATTTCATGGCGCACTATGACCTTCTGAAGCCGCTCAAAGATTCGACGGGCATGAAGCCGGGGCCCACCGGCATGCATCCTGTGCCCGACTTCATGGTGCGCCTCAGCCGTCTCAAGGCAGTGACGATCGTTTCGATCCGCGGGCGGGCCAGCGGTATTGGCAGCGAACTGGCGCTCGCTGCGGACATGCGTTTCGCCAGCCGCGAGAAGGCAGTTATTTCGCAATTCGAAGTCGGTGCAGGATTTGTCCCAGGCGGCGGGCCTATGGCCCGGTTGCCGCGCCTGGTTGGGCGTGGCCGCGCCATGGAGATCCTGATTGGCGCCGACGATTTCAATGGCGAATGGGCTGAGCGCTACGGCTATGTGAATCGGGCGCTCCCCGATGCAGAGCTGGACGGCTTTGTCGATGCCTTGGCGACCCGCATCGCGTCGTTCGACCAGCAGGCAATCGCCGACACCAAGAAACTGGTCGATCTCGCCAGCATGCCGCCGGATGCGGAAATGCAGACGGGATGGGACACCTTCATTACCTCTGTACAGCGACCCGGTGCCCAGGCGCGTGTGAGAGCGCTCATCGAACAAGGACTGGGGCAACCTGGCGACCTCGAGAAGCACCTCGGTCAGTACACGGCCAAGTACAAGGAATAGGGCGAGCGTGTCGCGGCCCACTACCGAGGTGTGATCATGTCCCTTTCCCAAGCCCTGAGTCTCATACCGCGTCGCGATTTGTTGGAGGGGCCGACTCCGGTTCAGCGCCTTCATCGTATCGAGGATGCTTTGGGCTCGTCGTCGAATGCCGTTCGAATCTATGTCAAGCGCGACGATCTCATGTCGCTCGGCGGCGGCGGCAACAAGCTGCGGAAGCTTGAGTTCCTGCTCGGCGATGCCGCCGCCGCAGGCGCGGACACGATCATCGCCACAGGCGGTCGGCAATCGAACTTCGCTCGCCTGGCGGCTGCCGCGGCCGCTCGGCTGGGCCTGGCCTGCGAACTGGTTCTCGCCCGCATGGTGCCGCGTGGAGGGGACGAGTATGATCGAAATGGCAATGTTCTGCTCGACGATCTTTTCGGCGCTCGCATCCACGATCTACCGGTCGGCGTCGATTCGACACGGTTCGCGGAGGAGCGGTTCGAGGAGCTGAGTCTGGCTGGCCACATCGCCTATATGGCTACGCTCGGCGGCTCCTCGGCGGTCGGAAGCCTCGGCTACGTGGCCTGCGCTCTCGAAATCCAAGCGCAGTCCAGTGATCTCGATATCGATTTCGCCGCGGTCGTGGTCCCGAATGGAAGTTCAGGAACGCAGGCCGGACTGGTCGCGGGGTATCGGGCGCTCGGGCTCGATACCACGCAGGTGAGATCTCACTCGGTGCTTGCGCCCGCCGCCGGCGCCATCTCGGCGACGGTTGAGATGGCGAATGCCGCGCTGACCCTCCTGGGGTTTGAGGCGTCACTGAGTTCGAATGACGTCAAGGTCTCGGGAGACCAGTTGGGTCCAGGCTATGGCATTCCAACACCCGCCATGGTCGAGGCAGTTCGAATGATGGCAAGCCGGGAGGGCTTGCTGCTTGACCCCGTCTACGGCGGGAAAGCGTTCGCCGGCTTGCTGGCGGACATCTCGGCCGGACGATATGCGGCCGGCGACAACGTCCTCTTCATCATGACCGGCGGGAGCCCCGGCCTCTACGCCTACGCGAGCGATTTCCTCGGCGCGGACCACAAGGATCCGACCTGAGCGACGCCCTCAACCCCTTGCCACGCAGCGGCTCGAAACACCACAACGCCTCTGGGAAATGTTGAACACCATTGTCCCCGAAGTAATTAGAGAACAGTCATGAAATTTACTGCCGCAATATTCGTCGCGCTTTCGTCGATCCTGGTCGCATCGCCGATCATGGCGCAAATCGCGGGCGATGTTTTTGGTCCGGCTGGTGTCGTGCCGCTCGCGACGCCTCAAGCTGACGCAAAGCTCACCGTCGATCAGAGGAGTAAATGATCCATGTCACATCACTACTCCGGTCCCGATTTCGGCTTCCCGCACGGAGACGCGCGCCTGGACCTCACGGATTTGTATGCCTTCCCCAAGCCAGGCGAGGCGGACAAGTCGATCCTGATCATGAACGTCCATCCTTCCGCCATCGTGAACCCGCCGGGGCCCACCACGCGCGAGCCGTTCGCGCCCGAGGCGCTGTACGAGCTCAAGATCGACACGAACGGCGATGCTGTCGCCGACATCGCATATCGGGTGCGCTTTTCGTCATCCGGGGACGGGGCGCAAACCGCGACACTGCGCCGCGTCGAGGGTGCGCAGGCCGCCGGAACGGGCGACGGCGGCCAGGTCATCATCGAAGCAGCGCCTGTGTCGACAGGTAGGGACGCACGCGTGACGGAGGCCGGCGGGTACCGCTTCTTCGCGGGTTGGCGCAGCGATCCCTTTTTCTTCGACACGCGGGGGGCGTTGAACGAACTGCGGTTCACGGGCGACGACTTCTTCATCGAGAAGGATGTGTGCAGCATCGTGCTGGAAATGCCCAACTCTGCCCTTGGGCCCAAACGGGTCGCCCTATGGGCGCGCACGCTGGACGGTGCGGGCGGAGTTTGGGTCCAGGCGGACCGGGGCGCGTTGCCCGCGCAAGCGGTCTTTCTTGTCGGCTCGGAGAGGGAGGCCTATCTGGCGGGCGAGCCGGCGAACGATGCCCGTTTCATCACCGTCTTCGCGCATGCGCTCGAGCACGCCGGCGGGTATGCGCCGGAGGAAGCAAGGCGGGTGGCGGCAACACTGCTGCCCGATGTGCTGTCCTACGACCCGACGCGTCCCACGTCCTTTCCGAGCAATGGCCGGACGCTTACCGACGATGCCGTCGACGCTTTCCTGGCAATCCTCACAAACGGGAAGGTGACCGGCGACGGGGTCGGGGCCCACGTCGATCTGCTTGCCGAGTTCCCCTATCTGGGACCGCCGCACAATGCCTGAGCGCGAGTTCGCCTATCGCTACCGAGCCTCGCGCGTCATTCACGGGCCTAGGCTCGTCATGAAGGAGGACGTCATGAACCGACTCGAGAAAGTGTTGTACACCGCGAAGGCCCACACCACAGGCGGGCGCGCCGGCACGTCGCGCAGCTCCGACGGCCGCCTCGAGGTCAGGCTGTCGCGGCCCGGCAGCCCCGGCACCGGCACCAACCCGGAGCAGCTCTTCGCGGCCGGCTGGTCCGCGTGCTTCGAGTCGGCGATGGAGTTCGTCGCGCGCAACATGAAGATCACGTTGCCGGCCGATCACGCGGTCGATGCCGAAATCGATCTCGGTCCCGAAGGGGGCGCCTTCAGCTTGGCGGCTCGCCTCTATGTGAGCCTGCCGGGGATGGACCACGCGACGGCCCAGCGTCTTCTCGAGGCAACCCACCAGGTGTGTCCCTATTCGCGAGCAACGCACGGGAACATCGCTGTCGAGACGACGCTGGTCTGAGGTCGCTCCGCTCAGAGCGGACAGCGACCGGCTCATATCTGTCGACACGGCTGGAGGTGAATAGCCATGATCTACGAATTGCGGATCTACCGCTGCGTGCCGGGGCGCAAGCCGGCACTGCTGTCGCGGTTCGAGAACGAGACGCTGCGGATCTGGGAGAAGCACGGCATCCGCCAGGCCGGGTTTTGGACCACGCTGATCGGCAAGAGCATCCAGGAGATCACCTACATGCTCGCCTGGGACAGCATGGCCGAGCGCGAGAAGCGCTGGGGCGCTTTTCTCGCCGATCCCGAATGGGTCGCGGTGGTCGCCGAGACGGAGAAGGATGGCCAGCTCGTCGAGAACATCAGCAGCCAGTTGCTGGCCCCGGCCGCGTTTTCCTCGGTGAAATAGCTCCGAGGCATAAGGAGACCTCCGATGCGCACGAACGACCATTCGCAGGACGTCAATCGCGGCCGCCGTCGCCTCATCGCTGCCTCCGCAGCTACTCTCGCCGCAGCGCCGCTCGGGCTGGTCAGGTCGATGAGCGGAACAGCGGCGCCGCCGGCCACGCCGATAAACCGGCATTGCCGAACTTCGCGTTCGAGAGTGACGTGATCGACGGAGAGTTTTCAGCGAGGCGGCGACCATGACCCCATTCGGGAGCACTGCGCGAATGCCCGA
The genomic region above belongs to Rhizobiales bacterium GAS188 and contains:
- a CDS encoding Pimeloyl-ACP methyl ester carboxylesterase — translated: MSYIKVGQENSQPIEIYYEDHGSGSPVVLIHGWPLNGDAWEKQTAALLAAGHRVITYDRRGFGRSSKPGVGYNYDTFAADLNALLSALDLTGVSLVGHSMGTGEITRYVAKYGTKRLSKAALIGTLGPYLVKAPDNPEGVDPKVFDDTRASLKADRPVALMEFLKNFYSVGGADGKLVSERVIQANWTVAIGASPIGTLACVDAWIEDFRKDIPRNDIPTMIIHGDDDRILPADATSRRQAKMIKNVKYVEIKGGSHGITWTRAGEINAELVPFLA
- a CDS encoding Pimeloyl-ACP methyl ester carboxylesterase, whose translation is MSEHAHGDGVYPFPAVMQTRTIETNGASIHVRVGGHGPAVVMLHGFGTTGDMWGHLASALIEDHMVVAPDLRGLGLSSKPDGGYDKKTQAADVVGVLDALGVGAAELVTHDIGIMVGFAVAATHPERVSRWVAIDAPLPGVGPWDQITQDPAMWHFGFGGQDMERLVAGRERIYLDRFWNELSRDPKRFDEAKRRHYAALYAQPGAMRAGFAQFLAFTQDAVDNRTFLAQGKLQMPVLAFGGEATFGPLIGAVIRCVADNVEDAIIPDCGHWITEEQPQAMTDLVVDFLHRRS
- a CDS encoding adenylate cyclase, with protein sequence MNAPPNIDHGTAHSDCDVLHWLTNGTRDERFLDNIFAELCLRLQRAGIPVKRATLHVLTLHPQWLGSRIMWADGMREAEISRVEYDVRERSEYIGSPANEIHDGATEVREHLGRDPALGRKHAVYDEMRAKGLTDYVAWPLYHTLGKRHIVTFATDRPGGFDDAHIDRLLKLLPVLALVSEIRMKNRLARTLLETYVGSHAGELILAGATRRGSGTTVRAAIMICDLRDFTQISDNWPRDDVIDLLNGYFDAISEPIARHGGEILKFIGDGLLAIFPLSNPSACANLLHAVAEARQAMVALNEKNGQTGRAPLNYGTGVHVGDVMYGNIGSRTRLDFTVIGPAVNMASRLETLTKQLRRPVLLSRAFADFVKSDFDLERVGEYPVRGFSDPIELFAYHGRMPIHGQLPGRPQRCYSPVGNIGDSWGLEE
- a CDS encoding Transposase, which gives rise to MAVERVRDGEPASSVIASYGFSRTTIYKWVAAAATPGIGLKALLSRPASGRPRTLSPHQERQVYRWINGRDPRQYGLDFGLWTRSIVASLIERKFDIRLGVTAVGELLAKLGLTPQKPLQRAYQRDPEAIERWQRETFPAIARQAKASGGEIYFWDESGFRADTVHGKTWGVKGQTPVVERPGQRQSISAASAVNSKGAFWYCTYQGGLNAELFVDLLRRMMRHRTKPVHLVVDGLPAHKTTLAKAYVASTNGLLTLHFLPGYAPELNPDELVWSHMKRTGVARTPLRKSETLRGKIETQLAALRTTPGLIRSFFKAPAVAYITDW
- a CDS encoding Short-chain dehydrogenase, with protein sequence MPVAKNFLITGASSGFGQAIARAAIAEGHRVIGTVRRDADREALEALHPDLARAAILDVTSFGMIDGIVGDIQKQYGLIDVLINSAGYGHEGVIEESPLEEMRHQLDVNLFGAVAMMKAVLPFMRERRRGHIINITSMAGCIALAGIGYYTASKYALEGVSEVLAKEVAPFGIRVTAIAPGSFRTDWAGRSMIRSERRIFDYDALFEPIRKARQEKSGKQNGDPNRAAQVVMDLVAMDHPPVHLLLGSDALSLVEPIIKARLEQIKAWEVVSRSTDYR
- a CDS encoding Nitroreductase, with protein sequence MTNSVLDAIENRRTTNIYDSSRNIGDAQISELVRLATRAPTAFHLQNWRFIAVKTPEAKARLRKLAFDQPKVTEAAVTFIVVGQLASHLVMAERLASSVAAGFMPTDVVTGWEGAGRALYFEQPQTQRDEAVRTATFGASQLMFAAQAQGLGSSPMIGFDAAGVANEFGLGRDEVPVVLVTVGYAADGNWPQKPRRSVTELLSFV
- a CDS encoding Enoyl-CoA hydratase/carnithine racemase gives rise to the protein MKALRPSGIAILLATSATPDSSTQAFAQTAKRADGARTQPPAADSPETAKIRLTRKSAAYWEVTFNNPPLNIVGPAEVRDLVKILDEIEADPKVKVVVFDSAVPDYFMAHYDLLKPLKDSTGMKPGPTGMHPVPDFMVRLSRLKAVTIVSIRGRASGIGSELALAADMRFASREKAVISQFEVGAGFVPGGGPMARLPRLVGRGRAMEILIGADDFNGEWAERYGYVNRALPDAELDGFVDALATRIASFDQQAIADTKKLVDLASMPPDAEMQTGWDTFITSVQRPGAQARVRALIEQGLGQPGDLEKHLGQYTAKYKE
- a CDS encoding D-cysteine desulfhydrase, translating into MSLSQALSLIPRRDLLEGPTPVQRLHRIEDALGSSSNAVRIYVKRDDLMSLGGGGNKLRKLEFLLGDAAAAGADTIIATGGRQSNFARLAAAAAARLGLACELVLARMVPRGGDEYDRNGNVLLDDLFGARIHDLPVGVDSTRFAEERFEELSLAGHIAYMATLGGSSAVGSLGYVACALEIQAQSSDLDIDFAAVVVPNGSSGTQAGLVAGYRALGLDTTQVRSHSVLAPAAGAISATVEMANAALTLLGFEASLSSNDVKVSGDQLGPGYGIPTPAMVEAVRMMASREGLLLDPVYGGKAFAGLLADISAGRYAAGDNVLFIMTGGSPGLYAYASDFLGADHKDPT
- a CDS encoding peroxiredoxin, Ohr subfamily, with amino-acid sequence MPEREFAYRYRASRVIHGPRLVMKEDVMNRLEKVLYTAKAHTTGGRAGTSRSSDGRLEVRLSRPGSPGTGTNPEQLFAAGWSACFESAMEFVARNMKITLPADHAVDAEIDLGPEGGAFSLAARLYVSLPGMDHATAQRLLEATHQVCPYSRATHGNIAVETTLV
- a CDS encoding NIPSNAP protein, whose translation is MIYELRIYRCVPGRKPALLSRFENETLRIWEKHGIRQAGFWTTLIGKSIQEITYMLAWDSMAEREKRWGAFLADPEWVAVVAETEKDGQLVENISSQLLAPAAFSSVK